From a single Cyclobacterium marinum DSM 745 genomic region:
- a CDS encoding right-handed parallel beta-helix repeat-containing protein, translated as MSDSKIVTVGRVIGATPDQFKGAVKGNMLPAFDLNDEKVISSTSPEGLKIKSNVLDPNTGELATFIEDMSDPNVDGVVYLEHEGSKYKRAFKEGLNSLWYNIKADGDTDDTIALQKAIDQSLTDDVILPKGTIVFSSITLRDGMNIRGLGKGTVLKSNSKTSGYGITMGENSSIRNISMDGGWLETETPSSGDSVNRPILANNKKKIIIENCRIYGWGGGVLVTDCYDVIIKNNFFFANASHQSLSDIGVSSSTSGGRVIIEGNYCMSNNSQAIGVGTLGSDSLLKVVNNYCVAMKANGSLWIEGAGLRRRHGILMGYNGGIRTHVICTGNHCVNTRWTGIYLQGDNNITGGDIIANNICIDNGWQQGEPLSGGIFVVNAGIGGIVSNNLVLNYRNATSAGAIRYSSSEPNESLNLTGNIIAESYGIGMSIGFSTNGANINNNYFINNVGRDISVGVASDTVNGKHIISDNKFKRNNNDFPSVYIDQGAQTGKYHILKNFFYGNSKSETATISSLGNAGNIAISVRNFENTTIKDNFIENYYGAVNFSENIPTSLARENMKVICDNNELSNCTHGICVQSFDANAIFPVEGNIFRGVTNELSASLSLGGSSTKALIVTRIGGNFIFQQNSTPPTSGLWKVGDRVNYLNIASNGANSAICTEAGTPGTWVEFPLAVKTDSIVSSTNNTLTATAKDRYRRYTGSAGLTTINENIHSAGDEHYGEVEGGERTFNAGSGVIIRVAEGFLPIVKSGGKYSLKFKSSTDVLLSGDLVKEKIEASPNSATDPGATYSQVESQAILDELRDLKTKMISYGILDS; from the coding sequence ATGAGCGATTCCAAAATAGTAACAGTAGGCAGAGTAATAGGGGCCACTCCAGATCAATTTAAAGGAGCTGTAAAAGGAAATATGCTCCCTGCTTTTGATTTAAATGATGAAAAAGTAATATCTAGCACATCACCTGAAGGATTGAAAATTAAAAGCAATGTACTTGACCCAAACACAGGTGAATTAGCTACTTTTATAGAAGATATGAGTGATCCAAATGTCGATGGTGTTGTGTATTTAGAGCATGAGGGTTCAAAATATAAAAGGGCATTTAAGGAAGGGTTAAATTCATTATGGTATAACATAAAAGCAGATGGGGATACTGATGATACTATTGCTTTACAAAAAGCTATTGATCAAAGTTTAACAGATGATGTAATTTTACCAAAAGGAACCATTGTGTTTTCTTCTATAACACTAAGGGATGGTATGAATATTAGAGGATTAGGGAAAGGAACCGTACTCAAATCCAACTCTAAAACATCAGGATATGGTATCACCATGGGTGAGAATTCCAGTATCAGAAATATATCAATGGATGGTGGATGGCTCGAGACAGAAACGCCTTCTTCAGGTGATTCTGTAAACAGGCCAATCCTAGCAAATAACAAGAAAAAAATAATAATCGAAAATTGCCGAATATACGGATGGGGAGGAGGTGTATTGGTTACGGACTGTTATGATGTGATCATTAAAAATAATTTCTTTTTTGCAAACGCTTCTCATCAATCGCTCTCTGATATAGGGGTAAGTTCATCGACTTCCGGAGGTAGAGTAATTATAGAGGGGAATTATTGTATGAGTAATAACAGTCAGGCAATTGGTGTAGGCACCTTAGGATCAGACTCTCTTCTAAAGGTAGTAAACAATTACTGCGTAGCTATGAAAGCTAACGGTAGTCTATGGATTGAAGGTGCCGGGCTACGACGTCGACATGGAATTCTTATGGGTTACAATGGGGGAATTAGGACTCACGTAATATGTACAGGCAACCATTGTGTTAACACAAGGTGGACAGGTATCTATCTACAAGGGGATAATAACATTACTGGTGGGGATATTATAGCCAATAACATATGCATAGATAATGGATGGCAGCAAGGGGAACCACTTTCCGGAGGCATTTTTGTGGTAAATGCAGGAATAGGTGGGATTGTTTCTAATAACTTGGTACTTAATTACAGAAATGCCACCAGCGCAGGAGCCATCCGTTATTCATCATCAGAGCCAAATGAAAGTCTGAATTTAACAGGTAATATTATTGCGGAAAGTTACGGGATAGGTATGTCTATTGGTTTTTCAACAAATGGGGCCAACATAAATAATAATTATTTTATCAACAATGTGGGGCGTGACATCTCTGTGGGAGTGGCGTCAGATACTGTCAATGGAAAACATATTATATCAGACAATAAATTCAAGCGGAATAATAACGATTTCCCAAGTGTATATATAGACCAAGGGGCCCAGACTGGAAAATATCACATCCTTAAAAATTTCTTCTATGGGAACTCAAAATCAGAAACGGCTACTATATCATCTCTAGGAAATGCAGGGAATATAGCTATTTCTGTAAGGAACTTTGAAAACACCACTATAAAAGATAATTTTATTGAGAATTATTATGGAGCTGTCAATTTCTCTGAGAACATCCCAACTTCTTTAGCACGAGAAAACATGAAAGTCATCTGTGATAACAATGAGTTGTCAAATTGTACACATGGAATTTGTGTACAATCCTTTGATGCAAACGCTATATTTCCAGTAGAAGGGAATATTTTTAGAGGAGTTACAAATGAGCTATCCGCGAGCTTATCCCTAGGAGGATCATCTACTAAAGCTTTAATAGTTACTCGAATAGGGGGAAACTTTATATTTCAGCAAAACTCAACACCTCCCACTAGCGGATTATGGAAGGTAGGAGATCGAGTAAATTACCTAAACATAGCAAGTAACGGAGCGAATAGTGCCATTTGTACGGAAGCCGGCACACCAGGAACATGGGTAGAGTTTCCATTGGCTGTAAAAACTGACTCAATAGTTAGTTCCACTAATAATACTTTAACAGCTACAGCTAAAGATAGGTATAGAAGATATACTGGATCGGCTGGCCTTACTACAATAAATGAGAATATCCACTCTGCCGGGGATGAACATTATGGAGAGGTGGAAGGAGGTGAAAGAACTTTTAACGCGGGATCTGGGGTAATAATAAGAGTAGCTGAAGGTTTTTTGCCGATTGTTAAGTCTGGTGGTAAATATAGTCTGAAATTCAAATCTTCCACAGATGTTTTATTATCAGGAGATCTGGTCAAAGAAAAAATCGAAGCTTCACCTAATTCTGCCACTGATCCAGGTGCAACTTATTCTCAAGTAGAATCCCAAGCTATTTTAGATGAGCTTCGAGATTTAAAAACTAAAATGATTTCTTACGGGATATTAGACAGCTAA